Proteins encoded in a region of the Inquilinus sp. KBS0705 genome:
- a CDS encoding TolC family protein, translating into MNITLKFFSIVFLLGCLFNSKLHAQESFIADINYNYLEKLIATAKRNYPEVKARQAQVNLAKSALNQSKMMWLDAFTASYIYSPRQTVNVITPTIFNGYQLSISLNLGTLLSKPFAVKGARASYEVAQYQQSTYNLTIEANVKRLYYSFLAAQAELRVRANAVVDGETAVKQLKYTFQKGETTFQVYNEALTSLYNQNSFKVQSELAMLTAKANLEEILGVKLEEVK; encoded by the coding sequence ATGAACATAACGTTGAAGTTTTTCAGCATTGTATTTTTACTGGGCTGCCTTTTTAACAGCAAATTACACGCCCAGGAAAGTTTTATAGCCGATATTAATTACAACTACCTCGAAAAGCTTATTGCTACCGCAAAGCGTAACTATCCGGAGGTAAAAGCAAGGCAAGCACAGGTTAACTTGGCTAAAAGCGCCTTAAACCAATCAAAAATGATGTGGTTAGATGCGTTTACAGCGTCGTACATTTACAGCCCGCGCCAAACGGTTAACGTGATAACGCCTACTATTTTTAATGGTTACCAGTTAAGCATCTCCTTAAACCTGGGTACGTTGCTGTCAAAACCATTTGCTGTAAAAGGCGCACGCGCATCCTACGAAGTTGCCCAATATCAACAAAGCACCTACAACTTAACTATCGAGGCTAATGTAAAACGCCTTTACTACAGTTTCCTGGCGGCACAGGCCGAATTGCGGGTACGTGCCAATGCAGTTGTTGATGGCGAAACCGCCGTTAAACAACTTAAGTATACTTTTCAAAAAGGCGAAACTACGTTCCAGGTATACAACGAGGCGCTTACCAGCCTTTATAATCAAAACTCGTTTAAAGTGCAGTCTGAATTGGCCATGTTAACAGCGAAAGCTAACCTTGAAGAAATTTTGGGTGTTAAATTGGAAGAGGTTAAATAA
- a CDS encoding sugar transferase: MMQKATDWNENSGSQVRIAYAGLELRELITADLAPHFRINFNDTLADLDAYLGDQSILSIPDIILVEVDKDEKCFELVEKLRKNFLMNGLIIVMLSTRADKKLVQRAMSLKIHDLYAYPFSTSDIRERLNFLVRFKLIRPRLLELSQEVDTTYRMPAGKRFLDLFISGTMLFFLWPLFLIIAIAVKLDSKGPVFYKSKRVGTGYKVFDFYKFRSMRTDADQLLAQMAVTNNQYAVEEEGTTKSAFVKIKNDPRVTKLGNFLRNSSLDELPQLFNILRGDMSVVGNRPLPVYEAEMLTSNEWSMRFLGPAGLTGLWQISKRGKEDMSERERKKLDNFYAQKYSFWLDVKIIIGTVPALFQKEKV, from the coding sequence ATGATGCAGAAAGCAACTGATTGGAACGAAAACTCGGGTAGCCAGGTCAGGATAGCATACGCGGGTTTGGAGTTAAGGGAATTGATAACAGCCGACCTTGCACCACATTTTCGTATAAATTTTAATGATACCCTGGCGGATCTGGATGCCTATTTGGGCGATCAATCCATTCTGTCTATCCCCGATATTATTTTGGTTGAGGTTGATAAAGACGAAAAGTGCTTTGAACTGGTTGAAAAATTAAGGAAGAACTTTTTAATGAACGGTTTGATCATCGTTATGCTGTCAACCCGTGCCGATAAAAAACTGGTACAACGCGCCATGTCCTTAAAAATACATGACCTGTATGCCTATCCATTTTCAACTTCAGATATTCGTGAGCGGTTGAATTTTTTGGTTAGGTTTAAACTTATCCGCCCCCGCTTGCTTGAGTTATCGCAGGAAGTTGATACTACCTACCGTATGCCGGCCGGTAAACGCTTCCTTGATCTGTTTATATCGGGCACTATGCTGTTCTTTTTATGGCCTTTATTTTTAATTATAGCCATAGCGGTGAAGCTCGATTCAAAAGGCCCGGTTTTTTATAAAAGTAAACGCGTAGGTACCGGTTACAAAGTGTTTGATTTTTACAAATTCCGGTCGATGCGTACCGATGCCGATCAACTATTGGCACAAATGGCGGTGACTAACAACCAATATGCTGTTGAAGAAGAAGGAACAACAAAATCGGCCTTTGTTAAAATAAAAAACGATCCACGCGTTACTAAGCTGGGTAATTTCTTGCGTAATTCGAGTTTAGACGAATTGCCGCAGTTATTTAACATTTTAAGAGGCGATATGTCTGTTGTTGGCAACAGGCCCCTACCCGTATACGAAGCAGAAATGCTGACTTCTAACGAATGGTCGATGCGCTTTTTGGGCCCTGCCGGTTTAACAGGCTTGTGGCAAATAAGCAAACGTGGTAAAGAGGATATGAGCGAGAGAGAAAGAAAAAAGCTGGATAATTTTTATGCCCAAAAATATTCGTTTTGGTTGGACGTAAAGATCATTATAGGTACCGTACCTGCTTTATTTCAAAAAGAGAAAGTATAA
- a CDS encoding response regulator → MKKTLLIVDDDLSILKLLNFILSKDYEIVVKNNGVEAFGWLEDGNMPTLIISDLQMPYFDGQSFLKNVKISGFYRDIPVIMLSAAHDLDEQVANMPFKIDAYIHKPFNPTTLKTAINQVLEVYDAESN, encoded by the coding sequence ATGAAAAAAACACTTCTTATTGTTGATGATGACTTGAGTATATTAAAACTACTCAACTTTATATTGTCAAAAGATTATGAAATAGTAGTTAAAAATAACGGTGTTGAAGCTTTTGGCTGGCTGGAAGACGGCAATATGCCTACTCTGATCATATCTGATCTGCAGATGCCTTATTTTGATGGACAATCGTTTTTAAAAAATGTAAAAATAAGTGGTTTTTACCGCGATATACCGGTTATTATGCTTTCTGCAGCCCATGACCTTGATGAACAAGTGGCCAATATGCCCTTTAAGATAGATGCTTACATACACAAGCCCTTTAACCCAACAACGCTAAAAACAGCTATTAACCAAGTATTAGAAGTTTATGATGCAGAAAGCAACTGA
- a CDS encoding gluconokinase, with product MQNYFVGIDLGTGSTKAVAVDVTGKVLYTAQKHYPTLNPKPGHSVQNPCLIWDAFVYCLNQITQKLSNAPAAVSFSAAMHSIMPVNEAGEPLADAILWSDSRSGDIAQSIRDSTQGEDIYHHTGTAIYAMSPLCKLVWLHVNSKDLFDSAYKFISVKEYIWYRLFNCFEVDYSIASATGLFDVVALQWYLPACKLAAIDAGRLSTPVNTDHKRFLPAVNPLLPGITTQTAFVIGASDGCCANLGGNAVRNGIAALTIGTSGAVRVGSDKPIYNYKAMTFNYLLNAKTFICGGAVNNGGAAADWLIKSFLKITNVTPETYEQVFAEIYSVAAGSNGLMFLPYLYAERAPIWDAKSSGAFVNINFSHQQQHFLRAALEGICFALWDVLKAVEDSSSLVEEVVISGGFISSPVWVQLLADVLGKKLVVMQSEDASAIGTIYLAMEALGINYKTIQDKDAQDKVTIYPDMAKHDHYLQLFPVYKKLYNDLKDSMHMLHTLNH from the coding sequence ATGCAAAATTACTTTGTTGGTATTGATTTAGGCACAGGCAGCACAAAAGCGGTAGCGGTTGACGTTACCGGTAAAGTACTATATACTGCGCAAAAACATTATCCAACACTTAACCCTAAGCCCGGCCACAGTGTGCAAAACCCATGCCTGATATGGGATGCCTTTGTTTATTGCCTAAACCAAATAACCCAAAAGCTTAGTAACGCACCCGCCGCAGTTAGCTTTAGTGCTGCTATGCACAGCATTATGCCTGTTAACGAAGCAGGGGAGCCATTAGCTGACGCTATTTTGTGGTCCGACTCGCGTAGTGGGGATATTGCACAAAGTATACGCGATTCTACACAAGGTGAGGATATTTATCACCACACGGGGACCGCAATATATGCCATGTCGCCTTTGTGCAAGTTGGTTTGGCTGCATGTAAACAGCAAAGACCTGTTTGATAGCGCATATAAATTCATATCTGTTAAAGAGTATATATGGTACCGGCTGTTCAATTGCTTTGAGGTAGATTATTCGATAGCATCGGCAACCGGACTGTTTGATGTTGTAGCCTTACAATGGTATTTGCCGGCCTGTAAATTGGCCGCTATTGATGCCGGACGATTATCGACGCCCGTTAATACCGATCATAAACGCTTTTTGCCTGCTGTTAATCCATTGCTGCCGGGTATAACCACACAAACAGCCTTCGTGATTGGTGCCAGCGATGGCTGTTGTGCTAACCTGGGTGGTAATGCTGTGCGCAACGGTATTGCGGCCTTAACCATTGGTACCAGCGGCGCTGTAAGAGTGGGCAGCGATAAGCCCATTTACAACTATAAGGCCATGACCTTTAATTACCTGCTTAATGCTAAAACATTTATATGTGGCGGAGCAGTAAATAATGGCGGAGCCGCAGCAGATTGGCTAATAAAAAGCTTTTTGAAAATAACCAACGTTACCCCCGAAACCTATGAACAGGTTTTTGCCGAAATATACAGTGTCGCAGCCGGTAGTAATGGCTTAATGTTTTTGCCGTATTTGTATGCCGAGCGCGCGCCTATATGGGATGCTAAAAGTTCAGGGGCTTTTGTAAATATTAATTTTTCGCACCAGCAGCAGCACTTTTTAAGGGCAGCCTTAGAGGGTATATGCTTTGCCTTATGGGATGTTTTAAAAGCGGTGGAAGATTCGTCAAGCCTGGTAGAGGAGGTGGTAATAAGCGGCGGCTTTATATCGTCGCCGGTTTGGGTGCAGTTGCTGGCCGATGTGCTGGGTAAAAAACTGGTAGTTATGCAAAGCGAAGATGCATCAGCCATCGGCACCATTTACCTGGCTATGGAAGCGCTGGGCATTAACTACAAAACGATACAAGATAAGGATGCCCAAGACAAGGTTACCATATACCCCGATATGGCCAAACACGACCATTATTTACAGTTGTTCCCTGTTTATAAAAAGCTTTATAACGATTTAAAAGACAGTATGCACATGTTGCATACATTAAACCATTAA
- the topA gene encoding type I DNA topoisomerase produces MAKNLLIVESPAKAKTIEGYLGKDFTVKSSYGHIRDLVKSEDAIDIAHNFNQKYEVPADKKQIVSELKKLAKEADIVWLASDEDREGEAISWHLFETLGLKEPDTRRIVFHEITKPAIMRAIENPRKIDYNLVNAQQARRVLDRLVGFELSPVLWKKVKPSLSAGRVQSVAVRLIVDREREVNKFQSEAAFKVVAIFGTGRNAFKAELPERFTKQEDAEKFLQDCVKAIFDIKSLETRPAKRSPAAPFTTSTLQQEASRKLGYSVSRTMQVAQKLYESGNITYMRTDSVNLSDTALQAAASEIVSAYGDKYHQQRKYKTKSAGAQEAHEAIRPTYFSKHTIDGDNSEKRLYELIWKRAIASQMSEAQFEKTVAKIAISTRKEELVANGEVMKFDGFLKVYLESSDEDEDNQTADGENAILPPLTKGQVLDLQELSATERFSRPPARYTEASLVKKLEELGIGRPSTYAPTISTIQNRGYVVKEEREGRQRAFRVMTLKGENITKETKTENTGAERGKLFPTDIGAVVNDFLVQHFKGIVDFNFTASVEKQFDEIAQGLQDWTKMMRTFYDPFHNDVQNTIETANKATGERELGVHPDSGKKMSVRIGRYGPFVQVGESATDENKEDKPLYASLRTGQSIETITLEEALELFKLPKVVGEYEGKVMKVAIGRFGPYISHNSAFISLPKEIDPLDVTEAEAIELIEAKRKKDAERLIKAFDEDETVKVLNGRWGPYIEFGKLNVKIPKDKDPLTLTFEECKALADAMPKDAKKGRFGKTVAAAKPAATKKAPAKKKAVAKKK; encoded by the coding sequence ATGGCTAAAAATTTACTCATAGTTGAATCACCGGCGAAAGCCAAAACGATCGAAGGTTACCTGGGCAAAGATTTCACCGTAAAATCAAGTTACGGCCATATCCGCGACCTGGTGAAGTCAGAAGACGCCATTGATATAGCTCACAATTTCAACCAAAAATATGAGGTACCTGCAGATAAGAAGCAGATAGTAAGCGAGTTAAAGAAATTAGCGAAAGAAGCAGACATTGTATGGCTCGCATCCGATGAGGACCGCGAGGGAGAAGCCATATCATGGCACTTATTTGAAACATTAGGCTTAAAAGAACCCGATACCCGCCGCATTGTTTTCCACGAGATAACCAAACCGGCCATTATGCGCGCGATAGAAAATCCGCGCAAAATAGATTATAACCTGGTAAATGCACAACAGGCCCGCCGCGTTTTAGACAGGCTGGTAGGTTTTGAACTATCGCCGGTGTTATGGAAAAAAGTTAAACCATCGCTATCAGCGGGGCGTGTACAATCAGTTGCCGTAAGGTTAATAGTCGACCGTGAACGCGAGGTAAATAAATTCCAGTCGGAAGCCGCTTTTAAAGTGGTAGCCATATTCGGCACCGGCAGAAATGCCTTTAAGGCCGAACTGCCCGAGCGTTTTACCAAACAGGAAGATGCCGAAAAGTTTTTGCAGGATTGTGTAAAGGCCATTTTCGATATCAAATCGTTAGAGACCAGGCCTGCCAAGCGTTCGCCGGCTGCACCATTTACTACCTCTACCCTTCAGCAGGAAGCAAGTCGTAAACTGGGCTACTCGGTATCGCGTACCATGCAAGTGGCACAAAAATTATACGAATCGGGTAATATCACCTACATGCGTACAGATTCGGTTAACTTATCTGATACCGCATTACAAGCCGCGGCAAGCGAAATAGTATCGGCCTATGGCGATAAATATCACCAGCAACGCAAGTATAAAACTAAAAGCGCGGGCGCGCAAGAGGCCCACGAAGCTATACGCCCCACTTATTTCAGCAAGCATACCATTGATGGCGACAACTCCGAAAAGCGTTTATATGAGCTGATATGGAAACGTGCAATAGCTTCGCAAATGAGTGAAGCTCAGTTTGAGAAAACTGTTGCAAAGATCGCTATATCAACACGTAAAGAAGAATTGGTTGCCAACGGTGAGGTAATGAAGTTTGATGGCTTTTTAAAGGTATACCTGGAAAGCAGCGACGAAGACGAAGACAACCAAACTGCCGACGGCGAAAACGCCATACTGCCGCCATTAACCAAAGGCCAGGTGTTAGACCTGCAGGAATTAAGCGCTACCGAACGTTTCTCGCGCCCGCCTGCACGTTATACTGAGGCAAGCCTGGTTAAAAAGTTAGAAGAATTAGGTATAGGACGTCCATCAACCTATGCCCCTACCATATCTACCATACAAAACCGCGGTTACGTGGTTAAAGAAGAACGCGAAGGCCGCCAAAGGGCTTTTAGGGTGATGACCTTAAAAGGTGAAAACATCACCAAAGAGACCAAAACTGAAAACACAGGTGCCGAACGTGGCAAATTATTCCCAACGGATATTGGCGCGGTGGTAAACGACTTTTTGGTGCAGCATTTTAAAGGTATTGTTGATTTTAACTTTACTGCCAGTGTTGAAAAGCAATTTGACGAAATAGCGCAGGGCCTACAGGATTGGACCAAAATGATGCGTACTTTTTATGATCCTTTTCATAACGACGTACAAAACACCATCGAGACCGCCAATAAAGCTACCGGCGAGCGTGAATTAGGTGTACACCCGGACAGTGGCAAAAAAATGTCGGTACGTATTGGTCGTTATGGCCCGTTTGTACAGGTAGGCGAAAGCGCTACCGACGAAAACAAAGAAGATAAGCCTTTATACGCCAGCTTGCGCACCGGCCAGAGTATAGAAACCATTACTCTTGAAGAAGCGCTGGAATTGTTTAAACTGCCAAAAGTAGTAGGCGAATACGAAGGCAAAGTTATGAAGGTTGCTATCGGCCGTTTTGGGCCATATATAAGCCACAACAGTGCCTTTATATCGTTACCAAAAGAGATAGACCCGCTTGATGTTACCGAAGCCGAAGCCATTGAACTGATAGAAGCTAAACGTAAAAAAGATGCGGAGCGATTGATAAAGGCCTTTGACGAGGACGAAACTGTAAAAGTTTTAAACGGGCGGTGGGGCCCATATATTGAATTTGGCAAACTAAACGTTAAAATACCAAAGGATAAAGACCCGCTAACCCTAACTTTTGAAGAATGCAAGGCCCTTGCCGATGCCATGCCTAAGGATGCTAAAAAAGGCAGGTTTGGCAAAACCGTAGCAGCCGCAAAACCGGCAGCAACCAAAAAAGCCCCTGCTAAGAAAAAGGCCGTTGCTAAAAAGAAGTAA
- the mnmA gene encoding tRNA 2-thiouridine(34) synthase MnmA — protein sequence MSKHGRILVAMSGGVDSSVAAVMLHEQGYEVIGLTMKTWDYAASGGSSKETGCCSLDSINDARALAVGYGFPHYILDIRNEFGDFVIDNFVDEYLAGRTPNPCVLCNTHIKWEALLKRADKLDCEFIATGHYANIRLQDSGRYVISKGKDENKDQSYVLWGVSQENLSRTKFPLGSFSKPEIRQMAVDMGQLELAGKSESYEICFVPDNDYRAFLRHKVEDLDERVGPGNFVLTDGTVVGKHQGYPYYTIGQRKGLGIALGKPMFVTKIEPATNTVVLGTPEELERKEAWVRNLNLVKYANINEPIEAVTKIRYKDAGAQSTIVQISDHMKVSFDHAVSGIAPGQSAVFYEGNDLLGGGFLI from the coding sequence ATGAGTAAGCACGGTAGGATATTAGTGGCAATGAGCGGCGGGGTTGATAGTTCTGTAGCGGCAGTAATGCTGCACGAGCAGGGCTATGAGGTCATTGGCCTAACCATGAAAACCTGGGACTATGCCGCAAGCGGCGGCAGCTCAAAAGAAACCGGCTGCTGTAGCTTAGATAGCATAAATGATGCCCGCGCCCTGGCCGTTGGCTATGGCTTTCCGCATTATATACTGGATATACGCAACGAGTTTGGCGATTTTGTAATAGATAACTTTGTTGACGAGTATTTAGCCGGCCGCACCCCTAACCCATGCGTGCTTTGTAACACCCACATTAAATGGGAGGCCCTTTTAAAACGTGCCGATAAACTGGATTGCGAATTTATAGCCACAGGGCATTATGCCAACATCCGCTTACAAGATAGCGGCCGTTATGTGATATCAAAGGGTAAAGACGAGAATAAAGATCAATCATACGTACTTTGGGGTGTATCGCAGGAAAACCTGTCGCGTACTAAATTTCCCCTGGGTAGTTTCTCTAAACCCGAGATCCGCCAGATGGCCGTTGATATGGGCCAGCTGGAATTAGCCGGCAAAAGCGAAAGCTACGAGATATGCTTTGTGCCCGATAACGACTACAGGGCCTTTTTAAGGCATAAGGTTGAAGACCTTGACGAACGTGTTGGCCCGGGCAATTTTGTGCTGACAGATGGCACCGTAGTGGGTAAACACCAGGGCTATCCTTATTATACTATAGGTCAGCGTAAAGGCTTAGGCATTGCATTAGGTAAACCAATGTTTGTAACTAAAATTGAGCCCGCTACCAACACCGTTGTTTTAGGCACGCCCGAAGAATTAGAGCGTAAAGAAGCATGGGTACGTAACCTTAATTTGGTTAAATACGCCAATATTAACGAACCTATTGAAGCCGTAACCAAAATACGCTATAAAGATGCCGGCGCGCAAAGCACCATTGTGCAAATAAGCGACCACATGAAAGTGTCTTTCGACCATGCCGTATCGGGTATTGCACCGGGGCAATCTGCTGTATTTTACGAAGGCAACGACCTGCTGGGCGGCGGATTTTTGATATAA
- a CDS encoding glutamate-5-semialdehyde dehydrogenase: protein MTYQSYFDNALTAARNLNLAPAAIAKILLDVAKAAVEQTDFLLAANQKDLDRMDPADPKYDRLKLTAQRIEAIANDIKTVAGLDSPLGNVLSDKTLPNGLQIKKVRVPLGVVGVIYEARPNVTFDVFALCFKTGNISILKGGSDADASNRAIMSVIHGVLRQHGIDVNATTLLPIEREATEALLNAVGYVDVLIPRGSQSLINYVRVNSKVPVIETGAGIVHTYFDETGDLDKAIAIIDNAKTRRVSVCNALDCLIINSKRLGDLVHIAEPLAKKQVLIYADKAAYAVLDGLYPAEFLEEAKPEHFGTEFLAMKMAVKTVSSLLEALQHIAVNSSKHSEAIISEDEVNIETFLNRVDAAAVYVNTSTAFTDGAQFGLGAEIGISTQKLHARGPMGLEELTSYKWIVKGNGQIRK from the coding sequence ATGACTTACCAATCATATTTTGACAACGCGCTTACAGCAGCCAGAAACCTTAACCTGGCCCCTGCCGCTATAGCTAAAATTTTGCTTGATGTGGCTAAAGCCGCTGTGGAGCAAACTGATTTTTTGCTTGCAGCAAACCAAAAAGACCTTGACCGCATGGACCCTGCCGACCCCAAATACGACAGGTTAAAGCTAACGGCACAGCGCATTGAAGCCATTGCCAATGATATTAAAACGGTAGCAGGTTTGGATAGTCCGCTGGGGAATGTACTCTCAGATAAAACACTGCCCAATGGCCTGCAAATAAAAAAAGTAAGGGTGCCTTTGGGTGTTGTTGGCGTAATATACGAGGCAAGGCCAAATGTAACCTTTGATGTATTTGCGTTGTGCTTTAAAACCGGCAACATCAGCATATTAAAGGGCGGCAGCGATGCTGATGCATCAAACAGGGCCATTATGAGTGTTATACACGGTGTTTTAAGGCAGCATGGTATTGATGTTAACGCCACCACCCTGTTACCTATTGAGCGCGAAGCTACCGAGGCTTTACTAAACGCGGTAGGTTATGTAGATGTGTTGATACCCCGGGGCAGCCAAAGTTTAATCAATTATGTTAGGGTTAACAGTAAAGTACCCGTGATTGAAACCGGTGCAGGCATTGTGCACACCTACTTTGATGAAACCGGCGATTTAGATAAAGCCATTGCTATAATAGATAATGCCAAAACCCGCCGGGTAAGCGTTTGTAACGCGTTGGATTGCCTTATCATCAACAGCAAACGCCTAGGTGACCTGGTGCACATTGCCGAGCCGCTTGCTAAAAAGCAAGTACTTATTTATGCGGATAAGGCGGCCTATGCGGTTTTAGATGGCCTATATCCTGCCGAATTTTTAGAAGAAGCCAAACCCGAACATTTTGGCACCGAGTTTTTAGCCATGAAAATGGCCGTAAAAACGGTTAGCTCATTACTCGAAGCATTACAGCATATTGCTGTAAATAGTTCTAAACACAGCGAGGCCATTATATCTGAAGATGAGGTGAATATCGAAACCTTTTTAAACCGGGTTGATGCCGCTGCTGTGTATGTAAATACCTCAACCGCCTTTACCGACGGTGCCCAGTTTGGCTTAGGTGCCGAAATTGGCATCAGCACCCAAAAACTGCATGCCCGCGGCCCTATGGGTTTAGAAGAACTGACCAGTTATAAATGGATAGTAAAGGGAAATGGACAAATACGAAAATAA
- the proB gene encoding glutamate 5-kinase: MAFNYRRIIIKIGSNVITRGDGLPDAERIAHLVNQIAEIKKQGKEVILVSSGAVASGRSLISVTDKYDAVATRQLLASIGQVKLINTYSHLFEQFDILCSQVLVTKEDFRDRLHYLNMRNCLELLLQHQVIPVVNENDVVSVTELMFTDNDELAGLIASMLNAQALIVLTNVDGIYNGDPKLEGSAVISEVEGGGIDFSAFVSSGRSQFGRGGMITKSTIAHKVAQLGIAVHIANGTKENILTDVLADKVVHTRFVPNKKASGKKKWLAHSENAATGVVQVNEGAKAALISNKASSLLPVGITCIVSDFKKGEIIKIVDENNKTIGLGLAEYGAEKAREMLGKKNQRALVHYDYLYLQG; this comes from the coding sequence ATGGCATTTAATTACCGGCGCATTATAATTAAAATAGGTTCGAACGTGATAACGCGGGGTGATGGCTTGCCCGATGCGGAGCGCATAGCCCATTTAGTAAACCAGATAGCCGAGATAAAAAAGCAAGGTAAAGAGGTGATACTGGTATCATCGGGTGCCGTTGCATCAGGCAGGAGTTTAATAAGCGTCACCGATAAATACGATGCGGTTGCTACGCGCCAGTTACTGGCATCTATAGGCCAGGTAAAGCTCATCAACACCTACTCGCACCTGTTCGAGCAATTTGATATACTTTGTTCCCAGGTGTTGGTTACCAAAGAAGATTTTAGGGACAGGCTGCACTATTTAAACATGCGCAACTGCCTCGAATTGTTATTGCAGCACCAGGTAATACCGGTAGTAAACGAAAATGATGTGGTATCGGTAACGGAATTGATGTTTACCGATAATGATGAGCTGGCAGGGTTAATAGCATCTATGCTTAACGCACAGGCATTAATTGTACTAACTAATGTCGACGGCATATATAACGGCGACCCTAAACTGGAAGGCTCTGCCGTTATAAGTGAGGTGGAAGGCGGGGGAATTGATTTTTCGGCGTTCGTTAGCTCGGGGCGTTCGCAGTTTGGGCGTGGCGGCATGATCACTAAATCGACCATAGCCCACAAGGTGGCGCAATTGGGCATAGCAGTACACATTGCCAATGGTACAAAAGAAAACATACTTACGGACGTATTAGCCGATAAAGTGGTACATACCCGTTTTGTGCCCAACAAAAAAGCATCAGGGAAAAAGAAATGGCTGGCGCATTCAGAAAATGCAGCTACAGGCGTTGTACAGGTAAACGAAGGTGCCAAGGCAGCGTTAATATCTAATAAAGCATCAAGCTTATTACCGGTGGGTATTACCTGTATCGTATCCGACTTTAAAAAAGGCGAGATCATTAAGATAGTAGACGAAAACAACAAAACCATAGGTCTGGGCCTTGCCGAATACGGTGCCGAAAAGGCCCGCGAAATGCTGGGCAAAAAAAACCAGCGGGCGCTGGTGCATTATGATTATCTTTATTTACAGGGATAG